A genomic stretch from Mus pahari chromosome 6, PAHARI_EIJ_v1.1, whole genome shotgun sequence includes:
- the Sh2d5 gene encoding SH2 domain-containing protein 5 produces MQRAGAGARRASDCGPAPYRPRCIAKLAQYVGSFPVDDLDTQESVGLVQQQLWALQDCSRRRAVILKFSLQGLKIYSGEGEVLLMAHALKRILYATWYPAACQFAFVARNPRSPASKLFCHLFVGSQPGEVHILYLLLCRSFQLAYLLQHPEERAQPEPCLAPVGDLSPKPLCSPGVAPALVREPFSRDQLSQNVHALVSFRRLPAEGLLGSNGKELPESEGRGGTRHIRLGNPYCSPTLVRKKAIRSKVIRSGAYRGCTYETQLQLSAREAFPAAWEAWPRGPGGPSCLVENEGSLTENIWAFAGLSKSCALALLRRDVHGAFLLWPEPGTSDQWSLSVRTQCGVVPHQVFRNHLGRYCLEHLPAEFPSLEALVESHAGVERSLFCPLSMGRLNPTYEEQDCGTEGRFPRTLRPLSHAKSEAELQGLG; encoded by the exons ATGCAGAGGGCTGGGGCCGGGGCCCGAAGGGCCTCCGACTGTGGGCCTGCACCTTACCGGCCCAGGTGCATTGCCAAGCTTGCCCAG TATGTGGGATCCTTTCCTGTGGATGATTTGGACACTCAGGAGAGTGTGGGCCTCGtacagcagcagctgtgggccCTGCAG GACTGTTCCCGACGCCGGGCTGTCATCCTGAAATTCAGTCTTCAGGGTCTCAAGATCTACAGTGGGGAGGGCGAG GTGCTCCTAATGGCCCATGCTCTGAAGCGCATCCTCTATGCTACCTGGTACCCAGCCGCCTGCCAGTTTGCTTTTGTTGCCCGGAACCCGCGCAGCCCAGCCAGCAAGCTCTTTTGCCATCTCTTTGTGGGGAGCCAGCCTGGAGAG GTCCATATCCTGTATCTGCTGCTCTGCCGTTCCTTCCAGCTTGCTTACCTCTTGCAGCACCCGGAGGAGAGGGCACAGCCTGAGCCCTGTCTGGCACCTGTAGGGGACCTGTCCCCGAAGCCACTCTGCAGCCCTGGAGTAGCCCCTGCATTAGTGCGGGAGCCCTTCAGCCGGGATCAGCTGTCACAGAATGTCCATGCCCTGGTCTCCTTCCGGCGGCTTCCTGCAGAAGGGCTATTGGGCAGTAATGGG AAGGAGCTGCCAGAGTCAGAGGGTCGTGGGGGCACCCGTCACATTCGCCTGGGGAACCCCTACTGCTCACCCACACTGGTGCGCAAGAAGGCCATTCGCAGCAAGGTGATCCGCTCCGGGGCCTACCGAGGCTGCACCTATGAGACCCAGCTTCAGCTGTCAGCCCGGGAAGCCT TTCCTGCTGCGTGGGAGGCGTGGCCCCGCGGCCCTGGTGGCCCCTCGTGCCTGGTGGAGAATGAGGGAAGCCTGACAGAGAACATCTGGGCCTTTGCTGGCCTTTCCAA GTCCTGTGCTCTTGCCCTGCTGCGGAGAGATGTGCATGGAGCCTTCCTGCTGTGGCCGGAGCCAGGTACCAGCGACCAGTGGAGCCTGTCTGTACGGACCCAGTGTGGCGTGGTACCTCACCAGGTCTTCAGGAACCACCTTGGCCGGTACTGCCTAGAG CACCTGCCAGCCGAGTTCCCCAGCCTGGAGGCCCTGGTGGAGAGCCACGCTGGGGTGGAACGCAGCCTCTTCTGCCCACTCAGCATGGGCCGTCTCAACCCTACCTACGAAGAGCAGGACTGTGGGACTGAGGGCAGGTTCCCACGGACTCTGCGGCCCCTCAGCCACGCCAAGTCCGAGGCGGAACTGCAAGGCCTGGGCTAG